In Choloepus didactylus isolate mChoDid1 chromosome 18, mChoDid1.pri, whole genome shotgun sequence, a single genomic region encodes these proteins:
- the KCNJ2 gene encoding inward rectifier potassium channel 2, producing the protein MGSVRTNRYSIVSSEEDGMKLATMAVANGFGNGKSKVHTRQQCRSRFVKKDGHCNVQFINVGEKGQRYLADIFTTCVDIRWRWMLVIFCLAFVLSWLFFGCVFWLIALLHGDLDASKESKACVSEVSSFTAAFLFSIETQTTIGYGFRCVTDECPIAVFMVVFQSIVGCIIDAFIIGAVMAKMAKPKKRNETLVFSHNAVIAMRDGKLCLMWRVGNLRKSHLVEAHVRAQLLKSRITSEGEYIPLDQIDINVGFDSGIDRIFLVSPITIVHEIDEDSPLYDLSKQDIDNADFEIVVILEGMVEATAMTTQCRSSYLANEILWGHRYEPVLFEEKHYYKVDYSRFHKTYEVPNTPLCSARDLAEKKYILSNANSFCYENEVALTSKEEDDSENGVPESTSTDTPPGIDLHNQASVPLEPRPLRRESEI; encoded by the coding sequence ATGGGCAGTGTGCGAACCAACCGCTACAGCATTGTGTCTTCAGAAGAAGACGGCATGAAGTTGGCCACCATGGCAGTTGCAAATGGCTTTGGGAACGGAAAGAGTAAAGTCCACACTCGCCAACAGTGCAGGAGCCGCTTCGTGAAGAAGGACGGCCACTGCAACGTCCAGTTCATCAATGTGGGCGAGAAGGGACAACGTTACCTCGCAGACATCTTCACCACATGTGTGGACATTCGCTGGCGGTGGATGCTGGTCATCTTCTGCCTGGCCTTCGTTCTCTCGTGGCTGTTTTTCGGCTGTGTGTTTTGGTTGATAGCTCTGCTCCACGGAGATCTGGACGCGTCTAAGGAGAGCAAAGCCTGTGTGTCTGAGGTCAGCAGCTTCACGGCTGCCTTCCTTTTCTCCATTGAGACCCAGACGACCATAGGCTACGGCTTCAGGTGTGTCACTGATGAATGTCCAATTGCCGTTTTCATGGTGGTGTTCCAGTCGATCGTGGGCTGCATCATCGATGCCTTTATCATCGGCGCAGTCATGGCAAAGATGGCAAAGCCCAAGAAGAGAAACGAGACTCTTGTCTTTAGTCACAATGCTGTGATCGCCATGAGAGATGGCAAGCTGTGTTTGATGTGGCGAGTGGGCAATCTTCGGAAAAGCCACTTGGTAGAAGCTCATGTTCGAGCCCAGCTCCTCAAATCCAGAATTACTTCTGAAGGGGAATATATCCCACTGGATCAAATAGATATCAATGTCGGGTTTGACAGTGGAATTGACCGTATATTTCTGGTGTCTCCAATCACTATAGTGCATGAAATAGATGAAGACAGTCCTTTATATGATTTGAGTAAACAGGACATAGACAATGCAGACTTTGAAATCGTCGTTATACTGGAAGGCATGGTAGAAGCTACCGCCATGACAACGCAGTGCCGTAGCTCTTACCTGGCAAACGAAATCCTTTGGGGCCACCGCTATGAGCCTGTACTCTTTGAAGAGAAACACTACTACAAAGTGGACTACTCAAGGTTCCACAAAACTTATGAAGTACCCAACACACCCCTTTGTAGTGCCAGAGACTtagcagaaaagaaatacatcCTTTCAAATGCTAATTCATTTTGCTATGAGAATGAAGTTGCCCTCACAAGCAAAGAGGAAGACGACAGTGAAAATGGAGTTCCAGAAAGCACGAGTACAGACACGCCCCCTGGCATAGACCTTCACAACCAGGCGAGTGTACCCCTGGAGCCCAGGCCTTTACGGCGAGAATCGGAGATATGA